Proteins from one Triticum aestivum cultivar Chinese Spring chromosome 7A, IWGSC CS RefSeq v2.1, whole genome shotgun sequence genomic window:
- the LOC123149576 gene encoding PX domain-containing protein EREL1 produces MASSSSSAAARRTPRGRPPKHRHDGTSPLPLGMDWSPPPKRWEGRNTVWPHNPQTGWSYCVTIPSWIAQTPEAGVASDNFLKSIVFYRIHVGIQSPEGVSSSHGVLRRFSDFLKLCSDLKRAFPRKDIPPAPPKHAFLRINSSRLLLEERRNTLEEWMQKLLSDIDLSRSAHVAAFLELEAAARSYFQDWNQRPPEAGTSVKSSTDSSRHSDDPGSGALSESSQINPVLVRSISLTGVTGNGVLGESISGQSDQHAGSVSKSRKQGLVFSEHDGRNGSVESSKGVVSEEDCDSNPGHARKDSSESLGSDLSSLRGSELSTPGASSSPWDGPVDVPSGVDGHSQTESLAGVDMQFLYDMDAQVILPTDQRQKLSRLLVTMQRRIGTAKTDMEDLIARLNQEVAVKDYLSTKVKDLEGELEATKQKGRDTLHQAILAERERITQMQWDMDELRRKYSEMESNLKAEQDEKTRVESEKATASGNREELAEELETKRKEVESLQRQLGEVEAKSKTDMKVLVKEVKSLRNSQREMKKVLNQYVEEKTELERIINREKQRSARVKSSREKMLHECRLLRERLQECSAKFLAEEQDNLPVDPSSLPDALDLLATSDNRIRLLVAQAQHLALDDEQGGSSDDGENSDGKSSITMGSEDSSLTDEETTKMLSDLLIDNAQLRMHLNSVIRNAVNTSVKLEKEDADGVVPKKTVLNWLLDR; encoded by the exons atggcgtcgtcgtcgtcgtccgcggCCGCGAGGAGGACGCCCCGCGGCCGCCCCCCGAAGCACCGCCACGACGGCACCTCGCCGCTGCCGCTCGGCATGGACTGGAGCCCGCCCCCCAAGCGATGG GAGGGAAGGAACACCGTATGGCCACATAACCCTCAAACAGGCTGGAGTTACTGTGTGACTATACCTTCTTGGATTGCTCAAACACCCGAAGCCGGTGTAGCCTCTGACAACTTCTTGAAATCTATAGTT TTTTACAGGATACATGTTGGTATACAATCACCAGAAGGCGTTAGCTCTAGCCATGGAGTTCTTCGAAGGTTTAGTGACTTTCTAAAGTTGTGCTCTGAT CTTAAGCGTGCTTTTCCCAGAAAAGACATCCCCCCTGCTCCACCGAAACATGCCTTCTTAAGAATAAATTCAAGCAGGTTGCTTCTAGAAGAG AGAAGGAATACTTTGGAGGAGTGGATGCAAAAGCTACTTTCTGATATTGACTTATCAAGAAgtgctcatgttgctgcttttcTTGAACTTGAAGCCGCCGCACGCTCAT ATTTCCAAGATTGGAATCAGCGTCCCCCCGAAGCAGGTACTTCAGTAAAAAGCAGTACAGACTCTTCTCGTCATTCTGATGATCCTGGTTCAGGTGCTCTCTCTGAGTCCAGTCAAATAAACCCGGTACTTGTTCGTAGCATCAGTCTGACAGGAGTAACTGGTAACGGTGTGCTGGGAGAATCTATATCAGGTCAGTCTGATCAGCATGCTGGTAGTGTGTCAAAAAGCAGGAAACAGGGTCTTGTCTTTTCGGAACATGATGGAAGGAATGGTTCAGTAGAGTCTTCCAAGGGAGTAGTTTCTGAAGAGGATTGTGATTCTAACCCTGGTCATGCTCGGAAGGATTCTTCTGAAAGTTTAGGCAGTGATTTGAGTTCTTTAAGAGGAAGTGAATTGTCAACTCCAGGGGCTAGTAGTTCCCCATGGGATGGTCCTGTGGATGTCCCAAGTGGTGTGGATGGACATAGTCAAACAGAAAGTCTTGCTGGTGTAGATATGCAGTTTTTGTATGATATGGATGCCCAAGTCATCCTTCCAACTGATCAAAGACAGAAGTTGAGTAGACTTTTGGTAACCATGCAAAGAAGAATCGGGACAGCAAAAACTGATATGGAGGATCTCATAGCACGCCTAAATCAGGAAGTAGCAGTCAAAGATTATCTTTCCACAAAG GTAAAAGACTTGGAGGGTGAGTTGGAAGCTACAAAGCAAAAAGGCAGAGACACATTACATCAAGCTATCTTAGCTGAAAGAGAGAGGATTACCCAGATGCAATGGGATATGGATGAGCTTCGCAGGAAGTACTCTGAGATGGAGTCAAACCTGAAGGCGGAACAA GATGAGAAAACTCGTGTGGAGTCAGAGAAAGCAACCGCCAGTGGTAATAGAGAAGAGTTAGCCGAAGAACTTGAAACGAAACGAAAAGAAGTTGAGAGTTTGCAACGGCAGCTTGGAGAAGTTGAGGCAAAGTCTAAAACAGATATGAAGGTTCTTGTTAAAGAAGTCAAGTCCCTTAGGAATTCTCAAAGAGAGATGAAGAAAGTGCTGAATCAGTATGTTGAGGAGAAGACTGAACTAGAG AGGATTATTAATAGAGAGAAGCAGCGGTCAGCACGTGTGAAGTCATCCCGTGAAAAAATGCTTCATGAATGCCGACTGCTCCGTGAGCGTCTACAAGAATGTAGTGCTAAATTTCTTGCAGAAGAACAAGATAACTTGCCTGTTGACCCATCATCTTTGCCTGATGCACTAGACCTTCTGGCGACGTCTGACAATAGAATACGCCTTCTTGTTGCTCAG GCTCAGCATCTAGCACTGGATGACGAACAGGGGGGCTCTTCCGATGATGGCGAAAATTCCGATGGTAAATCCTCAATTACCATGGGCAGCGAAGACTCAAGCCTCACCGATGAAGAGACAACAAAGATGTTATCTGACCTGCTCATCGACAACGCGCAGCTGAGGATGCACCTCAACTCCGTGATCCGCAACGCTGTAAATACCTCCGTGAAACTGGAGAAAGAAGACGCCGACGGAGTCGTCCCAAAAAAGACGGTCCTCAACTGGCTGCTGGACAGATAG
- the LOC123149578 gene encoding uncharacterized protein: MSAVVCGKRSSSIFADDLLLQQASSSPPSPRHSPAPKRSRYAHHHHRRDGRDALLQHLRAAFPAMDPQLLERALEASGDDLDDAIKSLKELHLMESNQANLPATGSTFENGLTAVQPSVEGIVTSGGVDTATEHQPAADGQQPSNSGPEWVDLFVREMSNASDMDDARARASRALEALTKSILEGAGAEAAQSLHQENMMLKEQMTAVLSQNAVLKRAVAIQHERQKEFDERSNEVQGLKQLVLQYQEQLRTLEINNYALQMHLKQAQQSSSMPGRYNPDVF; the protein is encoded by the exons ATGTCTGCGGTAGTCTGCGGCaagaggtcctcctccatcttcgcGGACGACCTACTGCTCCAacaggcctcctcctcccctccctccccccgcCACAGCCCCGCGCCCAAGCGCTCCCGCTACgcgcaccaccaccaccgccgggaCGGCCGGGACGCGCTCCTCCAACACCTCCGGGCCGCCTTCCCCGCCATGGATCCCCAG CTGCTTGAGAGAGCCCTTGAAGCGTCTGGAGATGATTTGGATGATGCAATAAAGAGTTTGAAGGAGCTGCACCTCATGGAGTCAAATCAGGCTAACCTGCCAGCCACTGGATCCACATTTGAAAACGGGCTAACAGCAGTTCAGCCATCTGTTGAAG GCATTGTTACCAGCGGCGGTGTGGACACAGCTACTGAACACCAACCTGCTGCAGATGGCCAACAGCCAAGTAATAGTGGCCCTGAATGGGTTGATCTTTTTGTGAGGGAGATGTCAAATGCTTCTGACATGGATGACGCGCGGGCCCGTGCGTCAAGAGCTCTTGAAGCCTTAACGAAGTCCATCCTGGAGGGTGCAGGAGCTGAAGCAGCGCAGAGCTTGCATCAG GAAAACATGATGCTCAAGGAGCAGATGACAGCCGTCCTGTCGCAGAACGCGGTCCTGAAGCGCGCGGTGGCGATCCAGCACGAGCGGCAGAAGGAGTTTGACGAGCGGAGCAACGAGGTGCAGGGCCTGAAGCAGCTCGTCCTGCAGTACCAGGAGCAGCTGAGGACTCTCGAG ATCAACAACTACGCGCTGCAGATGCATCTGAAGCAGGCCCAGCAGAGCAGCTCCATGCCCGGGCGCTACAACCCGGACGTCTTCTAA
- the LOC123149577 gene encoding uncharacterized protein, whose amino-acid sequence MRHLACNAGFWPAPLILQKPPRTLCILQKAPRPLSLHRFPIRKSLAVALPFAVALVRRQPSSPSPSTPAVSAALFVGSRLGRPVEMKGCTSLSGKQQAGRRGAGASSSSSHPLPLNGCDLAGADMTKDGEPWAKITGEVRYMDVDFCKGTENLPEFDWSIPLSSPDAAFNGSDKSDHCCHLLNPARRVCSDGYDYGRRFLVCPREGYDTCAYLKWVDKEWQGRPRQVIGKLAEENVALQKFVFDKDAEIMRLKEERKAMIMKHKKEIRTRDRREIWLACLVCCSALLYGVVALVIRGFV is encoded by the exons ATGCGACATTTGGCATGCAACGCTGGATTTTGGCCTGCGCCTTTAATTTTACAAAAGCCTCCTCGCACTCTGTGTATTTTACAAAAAGCCCCCCGCCCTCTCTCTCTGCATCGATTCCCCATTCGTAAATCCCTAGCCGTCGCCCTCCCCTTTGCCGTCGCCCTTGTTCGCCGCCAGCCGTCTTCGCCTTCCCCTTCGAcgccagccgtctccgccgccctcTTCGTCGGCAGCCGTCTCGGTCGCCCTGTCGAGATGAAGGGGTGCACATCATTGAGCGGGAAGCAGCAGGCAGGACGCCGTGGAGCAGGGGCGTCGTCATCCTCAAGCCACCCTCTCCCGCTCAATGGATGTGACCTCGCCGGTGCCGACATGACGAAGGACGGCGAGCCTTGGGCGAAAATCACCGGAGAGGTGCGCTACATGGATGTCGATTTCTGCAAG GGGACTGAAAACCTACCTGAATTTGACTGGAGTATACCTCTATCCTCTCCTGATGCTGCTTTCAATGGCAGTGACAAAAGTGACCATTGTTGCCACTTACTGAACCCTGCGAGAAGAGTTTGCTCTGATGGATATGACTATGGTCGTAGATTTCTTGTTTGTCCTCGTGAG GGTTATGATACATGTGCTTATCTGAAGTGGGTGGACAAAGAATGGCAGGGGAGACCTAGGCAGGTGATTGGCAAACTTGCTGAAGAGAATGTGGCTCTTCAAAAATTTGTGTTTGACAAGGATGCTGAAATTATGAGGCTGAAGGAAGAAAGGAAGGCCATGATCATGAAGCACAAGAAGGAGATCAGAACTAGGGATAGGAGGGAAATTTGGTTAGCCTGTTTGGTCTGCTGCTCCGCACTGTTGTATGGTGTTGTAGCACTAGTGATAAGAGGTTTTGTGTAG